A region of Athene noctua chromosome 12, bAthNoc1.hap1.1, whole genome shotgun sequence DNA encodes the following proteins:
- the SMIM32 gene encoding small integral membrane protein 32 — protein sequence MIQRLSPKEVCWGNEGQDTRLTEFALLLYFCCGGNLSKNMYSELLNSTSATEAHLIIQTNTPYLSGTPRAVSSSAFYMSTARVLKEGEINKPDLVTYIILFFFLLLTVTLIVLFINCQLKNSFFATLPYDRSLREARSPWRTQAV from the exons ATGATCCAACGCCTTTCCCCAAAAGAAGTGTGCTGGGGGAACGAGGGCCAGGACACGAG ACTGACTGAGTTTGCTCTCCTGCTTTACTTCTGTTGCGGAGGGAATTTAAGCAAGAACATGTATAGTGAATTACTAAATTCAACCAGTGCCACCGAAGCTCACCTAATCATTCAGACCAACACGCCCTACCTGAGCGGCACACCAAGAGCTGTCAGCTCCTCTGCTTTTTACATGTCGACAGCCAGGGTGTtaaaagaaggggaaataaataaGCCAGACCTGGTGACTTAcatcattctgtttttctttctgctcttgaCTGTGACACTCATTGTGCTCTTCATAAACTGCCAGCTGAAAAATTCTTTTTTTGCAACTCTTCCTTATGACAGATCGCTCAGAGAAGCGAGGAGCCCGTGGAGGACACAAGCTGTCTga